A region of Etheostoma cragini isolate CJK2018 chromosome 2, CSU_Ecrag_1.0, whole genome shotgun sequence DNA encodes the following proteins:
- the LOC117959105 gene encoding somatostatin-like receptor F_48D10.1 → MEPVDPSDWFHLASDFNSSSAATPSPFLHSYLRLFNISSNLSTQSVPFQGSSTLMTAVISFTVFMVGLTGNTLAIYVVLCYAKMKTVTNIYILNLAVADELYIIGLPFLTTQNVLSYWPFGSFLCRVVMTADSMNQFTSIFCLTVMSIDRYLAVVHPIRSTKWRHPRVAKVVSTAVWVLSFVVVLPVVIFSDVQDTFNSCNMNWPEPKNVWSTAFILYTATVGFFGPLLIICLCYLLIIIKMKSSGARAGFTKRRRSERKVTRMVVVIVVVFVLCWLPFFIINIVNLVVIIPESSATAGIYFFAVILSYANSCANPVLYGFLSDNFRQSFRKVLCVRNVRCKVNGVDDGDPSAPRTEKTTAHDCLRLSPRNQAFHDPQNSQISPHPSSSPISHTAADLHRSTPSCQPPPTCPGIGPTTTTVTSTAASTVTCMVTRAELPSVSALTTP, encoded by the exons ATGGAGCCCGTAGACCCGTCTGACTGGTTTCACCTTGCATCAGACTTCAACTCATCCTCTGCGGCCActccctcccccttcctccATTCCTACCTCCGCCTCTTCAACATCTCCTCCAACCTGTCCACTCAAAGTGTCCCCTTTCAGGGCAGCAGCACTTTGATGACAGCAGTCATCTCCTTCACAGTCTTCATGGTGGGTCTGACTGGCAACACTCTGGCCATCTATGTGGTGCTGTGTTATGCCAAAATGAAGACAGTCACCAATATCTACATCCTGAACCTGGCTGTGGCCGATGAGCTCTACATCATCGGGCTCCCCTTCCTCACCACACAAAACGTGCTCTCCTATTGGCCATTTGGTTCCTTCCTGTGCCGTGTGGTCATGACGGCAGACTCTATGAACCAGTTCACATCTATTTTCTGCCTGACGGTCATGTCCATTGATCGTTACCTGGCTGTGGTTCATCCAATCCGCAGCACCAAGTGGAGACACCCCCGCGTGGCCAAGGTGGTGAGCACAGCCGTGTGGGTCCTGTCCTTTGTGGTGGTCCTACCTGTGGTCATCTTCTCTGATGTTCAG GACACTTTTAACTCCTGCAACATGAACTGGCCAGAGCCAAAGAACGTGTGGTCAACAGCCTTCATTCTCTACACTGCCACAGTGGGCTTCTTTGGACCGCTGCTCATCATTTGCCTCTGCTACCTACTTATTATTATCAAG ATGAAGTCATCAGGGGCGCGGGCGGGCTTCACCAAGCGTCGGCGTTCAGAGCGCAAGGTGACACGGATGGTGGTGGTGATCGTGGTGGTGTTTGTGCTCTGCTGGCTGCCGTTCTTCATCATCAACATTGTTAATCTGGTGGTCATTATACCAGAGTCCAGCGCCACTGCTGGCATCTACTTCTTTGCTGTCATTTTGTCCTACGCCAACTCCTGTGCCAACCCGGTGTTGTATGGCTTCTTATCGGACAACTTCAGACAGAGCTTTAGAAAA GTGCTGTGTGTAAGGAATGTGAGGTGCAAAGTCAACGGTGTGGATGATGGCGACCCCAGTGCTCCACGCACTGAGAAAACCACAGCACACGACTGCCTCCGTCTCTCCCCTCGTAACCAGGCCTTCCACGATCCCCAGAACAGCCAg ATCTCTCCTCACCCCTCAAGCTCGCCTATCTCTCACACAGCAGCAGACCTGCACCGCTCCACCCCTTCATGTCAACCACCCCCCACTTGCCCAGGAATCGGACCAACCACTACCACGGTAACCTCCACAGCAGCCTCCACGGTAACCTGCATGGTAACCAGGGCTGAACTTCCCTCCGTCAGTGCCCTGACTACACCCTGA